A single Plasmodium knowlesi strain H genome assembly, chromosome: 13 DNA region contains:
- a CDS encoding high mobility group protein B1, putative — protein sequence MKKFNGMKNMGGKEVRKRRKNKKDPHAPKRSLSAYMFFAKEKRAEIISRDPDLSKDVATVGKMIGEAWNKLDEREKAPYEKKAQEDKVRYEREKVEYAKTKMKA from the coding sequence atgaaaaaatttaatggcATGAAAAACATGGGAGGCAAGGAAGTGCGCAAACGAAGAAAGAACAAGAAGGATCCACATGCACCAAAGAGGTCGCTATCCGCTTACATGTTTTtcgcaaaggagaaaagagcAGAAATCATAAGTCGAGATCCCGATTTAAGCAAAGATGTGGCAACTGTTGGCAAGATGATTGGAGAAGCATGGAATAAATTAGACGAGCGAGAAAAGGCTCCttatgaaaagaaggcacaGGAGGATAAGGTCAGAtacgaaagggaaaaagtggaGTACGCCAAAACGAAGATGAAGGCATAA
- a CDS encoding DNA/RNA-binding protein, putative translates to MKEPNCYEILVKTESENVQKHVAGCLEKMKTGNVKIVGKQHGITKAFTLLELLKKQTKDMNHSIRFKNLKAIGPDRRKALEINIFLSLRN, encoded by the exons atgaAGGAGCCAAACTGCTACGAAATACTTGTCAAAACTGAGTCAGAGAACGTACAAAAACATGTTGCCGGGTGCCTTGAGAAGATGAAAACA GGAAATGTCAAAATCGTAGGTAAGCAGCATGGAATTACGAAGGCGTTCACTCTGTTGGAGCTCTTGAAAAAGCAGACCAAGGATATGAACCACAGCATACGCTTCAAAAACTTGAAG GCCATCGGACCTGATAGAAGAAAGGCCCTCGAAATTAACATATTCCTTTCTCTGCGAAATTAG
- a CDS encoding TBCC domain-containing protein, putative yields the protein MERNNSDTRARADKGKNSLFLRKEIFDHAIIYTTNKIEENALLIYLKNLYEHFKKSKEKREDGGNIHHDDQMYVTLDNWLSYNESIKGQDNICSANLTHNVCKSLWILLSITLQSVKKKNNVNGQKTIFNATLEELNKQGGDRREGERHREDVQSMWRDDTNGIISFNSNHTNGSSQFGKTAIHMESSSVGDVEPHSHCGERRDTAHDAWNENWLDEEVCIELVIFFIILQFLKIDNVKRKYDKNLSEDSWPHFGSSPRSLSNSSSGLGSGNGIGSSGVNGSSSSSNCVSKSNLSDFFHFCGKNYNHFLKTYLIAFLCSTDIVNSSTLTDTPLYFKSQHLFLLDFIIDTNDHTNVYEKYLQKNQPKILYKTKEILTWLLTNLCMADSVGDDMVKGASPKGQSLSPNPHPPCGSNDTNGPHYGIENINNDIYEINNVHGKTIYITSDKNIVNISNCKECNIFIFSNVEYLKIHLCVNCCIISLAIEMISTFFNSKNLDVHLVTRSLKIENVIDTNVYVYTETNIIIFGDTRNIQLAPYNILNSNQSRCLRKSKISFGRKNCDLFAFPLKCKTSLFHSTNLSGGGNLSLSLKCSSGALCRRSDISGKRATSSGASDISAIDMGATANGSIAGDATIANDVISAEEKNEGACGKSFDMTNLSSSFTDYVYYLLSPSKFFLTEFPSPNCSSKGGDRSSSGGGKHEEGCASHLDDYHGDSHKKEIAPEKGTYNTGENQKYECLYLPEVYKNAIENQDDHILQFLSFMESIHLSGTQMQKVKKILTYKLYAYLKTSKKAFRVLNDFVSQEQETPSGR from the coding sequence atggaaagaaacaaTAGCGACACGAGGGCCAGAGCagacaagggaaaaaattctttatttttaagaaagGAAATCTTCGACCATGCAATTATATACACAACAAACAAGATAGAGGAAAACGCTTTACtaatttatttgaaaaatttgtatgaacattttaaaaagtcGAAAGAAAAGAGGGAAGATGGTGGGAATATTCACCACGATGATCAAATGTATGTGACCTTGGATAACTGGCTAAGTTACAATGAATCCATAAAAGGGCAAGACAACATTTGTTCCGCCAACCTTACCCATAATGTATGCAAATCTCTGTGGATCCTCTTAAGTATAACTTTACAGAgcgtaaagaaaaaaaacaacgtcAATGGACAGAAGACGATATTTAACGCTACGTTGGAGGAACTGAACAAACAGGGGGGTGAtcgaagggaaggagaaagacatCGGGAGGATGTACAGTCAATGTGGAGAGATGATACAAACGGGATAATTTCTTTCAATTCGAATCACACCAATGGTAGTAGTCAATTTGGCAAAACGGCTATCCATATGGAAAGCAGTAGTGTGGGTGATGTAGAGCCCCACAGTCATTGTGGTGAAAGAAGAGACACTGCTCACGACGCATGGAATGAAAATTGGCTAGACGAGGAGGTGTGCATAGAGTtagtcatattttttataattttgcaatttttgaaaatagaTAATGTGAAGAGGAAGTACGACAAAAATTTGAGTGAAGACAGTTGGCCTCACTTTGGAAGTTCTCCACGATCTTTATCCAATTCTTCATCCGGATTGGGTAGTGGAAATGGTATCGGAAGCAGTGGTGTGAATGGGAGTAGTAGCTCAAGTAACTGTGTGTCTAAATCGAACCTATCggatttttttcatttttgtgggAAGAATTACAATCATTTTTTGAAGACTTACCTTATTGCCTTTTTATGTTCAACGGATATAGTCAATAGTAGTACCCTGACGGATACTCCTCTCTACTTCAAAAGCCAACATCTCTTTCTGCTCGATTTTATAATAGACACGAATGACCATACCAATGTGTATGAGAAGTACCTACAGAAAAATCAGCCAAAAATTCTGTACAAAACGAAGGAGATCTTAACCTGGCTGTTAACCAATTTGTGTATGGCCGATTCTGTAGGCGACGACATGGTGAAGGGGGCATCACCCAAGGGGCAGAGTCTCTCTCCCAACCCACATCCTCCATGTGGTAGTAACGATACAAATGGACCTCATTATGGCatcgaaaatataaataatgatATCTACGAGATTAATAATGTCCATGGAAAAACTATATACATAACAAGCGACAAGAATATAGTGAACATAAGTAACTGCAAAGAgtgcaatatttttattttttcaaatgtagAATATTTGAAGATTCATTTGTGTGTAAACTGTTGTATCATTTCGCTAGCCATAGAAATGatttcaactttttttaattccaagAATTTGGATGTGCATTTAGTAACGAGGAGTTTGAAGATAGAAAATGTCATTGATACCAATGTGTATGTTTACACCGAGAcgaatattattatttttggaGACACGAGAAATATTCAACTTGCTCCTTACAATATTTTGAATTCGAACCAGAGTAGGTGTCTCCGGAAGAGCAAGATATCCTTTGGTAGGAAGAATTGCGATTTGTTCGCCTTTCCTTTGAAGTGCAAGACCAGTTTGTTCCATTCGACGAATTTATCCGGGGGAGGAAACCTTTCCTTATCGTTAAAATGTTCCAGCGGTGCCCTCTGCAGGCGTAGTGACATAAGTGGTAAGAGAGCCACGTCTAGCGGTGCATCTGACATTAGTGCAATTGACATGGGTGCAACTGCAAACGGTTCCATTGCTGGCGATGCCACTATTGCGAACGATGTGATTTCGGccgaggagaaaaatgaaggcgCATGTGGCAAGTCATTTGACATGACCAACCTTTCCAGTTCCTTCACTGACTATGTCTACTATTTGCTGAGTCCatccaaattttttctgaCCGAGTTCCCTAGCCCAAATTGTTCTTCCAAAGGTGGAGACAGATCCTCCTCTGGTGGGGGAAAGCACGAAGAGGGATGCGCGAGCCATTTGGATGACTACCACGGAGATTCCCATAAGAAGGAAATAGCTCCCGAAAAAGGTACATACAACACTGGGGAGAATCAGAAATATGAATGCCTGTACCTCCCCGAGGTTTACAAAAATGCCATAGAAAATCAAGATGATCATATTTTGCAGTTTTTAAGCTTTATGGAGAGTATCCATCTTTCAGGTACGCAAATgcaaaaggtgaaaaaaatactaaCTTATAAACTGTATGCATATTTGAAGACATCCAAGAAGGCCTTCCGTGTGCTCAACGATTTTGTTTCCCAAGAGCAGGAAACGCCGAGCGGTCGCTAG
- a CDS encoding threonylcarbamoyl-AMP synthase, putative codes for MAEIFKGSDLLENEQLRKRLKAHIEADCLVGMPTETVYGLGGNSLSEKSLRNIFEMKNRPVSDPIISHVYDIKQAFDQLYHVNVFEMFTIYTLSKYFWPGPLSIIAKAKKELPLILTAHTGFCAVRMPRNNIAIEIIKVSQVPIAAPSANKFQHISPTTSAHVFQEFEKEKIIIFDDGQCDIGIESTVLKLVKFKKTGDRKPNRLSGAGETCEAIQEEEVTTDDEYEKECTDEMEFLREVTGIPASETNVEVYDRLKDLFETIGWGNKVEDMSKMGGELSRTSEYPLLEKVLKYKNLYDYRIRIYRRGKYTKEQIEEAVSSSPLLKDIQVDLYEKIKFENVAILHMGKGGHLGREGGIQAEGTLDGSVNGSVKAALNSCLSNCLGGNTAEEEEVQNEVSPGLLLTHYSPVVSTYLLDGAADEGEQSELMRKNPIAKISLGRCVLLDIGDSFELHQGNFLKYINISYEGVDTKEEQTKLVMKNFFLFLRQAEELAIEYQAEGILISILNLKCVDERNLSIFDRIFRAASGRILHVAVPQVGSLRLL; via the coding sequence ATGGCGGAAATATTCAAAGGATCAGATTTGTTAGAGAATGAACAATTGAGGAAAAGGTTAAAGGCTCACATTGAAGCGGATTGCCTGGTGGGAATGCCAACCGAAACGGTTTACGGTCTGGGAGGGAATTCATTAAGCGAGAAATCTTTAAGGAATATATTTGAGATGAAGAACAGGCCGGTAAGTGATCCTATCATCTCTCATGTGTATGACATAAAGCAAGCATTTGACCAACTGTACCATGTGAATGTGTTCGAGATGTTTACTATATATACCTTaagtaaatatttttggCCTGGTCCTTTATCAATAATTGCTAAGGCAAAAAAGGAGCTGCCTTTAATCCTCACGGCACACACAGGATTCTGCGCTGTACGAATGCCAAGGAACAACATCGCCATAGAGATTATTAAGGTGAGCCAAGTTCCCATCGCAGCTCCTTCCGCCAATAAATTCCAACACATCAGTCCTACCACTTCTGCTCATGTCTTCcaagaatttgaaaaagaaaaaattatcatcttCGACGATGGACAGTGCGACATAGGTATTGAGTCCACCGTTTTGAAGTTGGTTAAGTTTAAGAAAACGGGTGATAGGAAGCCGAACCGATTGAGCGGAGCAGGTGAAACTTGTGAGGCGATCCAAGAGGAGGAAGTCACCACCGATGATGAATACGAAAAGGAATGTACAGACGAAATGGAGTTTTTACGCGAAGTCACGGGAATACCCGCGTCGGAGACGAACGTAGAAGTTTACGATAGGTTGAAAGATCTGTTTGAGACCATTGGGTGGGGAAATAAAGTGGAGGATATGTCAAAAATGGGAGGTGAGTTGTCAAGGACGAGTGAATATCCCCTTTTGGAAAAAGTATTAAAGTACAAGAACCTGTACGACTATCGTATCCGAATTTATCGGAGGGGAAAGTACACGAAGGAGCAGATTGAGGAGGCTGTCAGTTCCTCACCTCTCCTCAAAGACATACAGGTCGACTTGTACGAAAAAATCAAGTTTGAAAATGTGGCAATTTTGCACATGGGGAAAGGGGGCCACTTGGGTCGAGAAGGTGGTATCCAGGCGGAAGGCACACTGGACGGGTCAGTAAATGGGTCAGTAAAGGCGGCGCTGAACAGTTGTCTTTCCAATTGCTTAGGTGGCAACACTgcggaggaggaggaggtgcAGAATGAGGTGAGTCCTGGTCTCTTGCTCACTCATTACAGTCCCGTGGTGTCGACATACCTACTGGACGGTGCGGCAGATGAAGGAGAGCAAAGTGAGTTAATGAGGAAGAATCCAATTGCAAAGATATCCTTGGGAAGGTGCGTACTTTTAGATATCGGAGACTCTTTTGAACTTCACCAAGGGAACTTTctcaaatatattaatatctCATACGAAGGAGTGGACACgaaagaagaacaaacaaaGTTGGTCATGAagaactttttcctttttttgagaCAGGCAGAAGAGTTAGCCATAGAATACCAGGCTGAGGGTATTTTAATTTCGAtcttaaatttaaaatgcgTGGATGAGAGAAACCTCTCCATCTTTGATAGGATTTTCAGGGCAGCTTCGGGCAGAATACTGCACGTGGCTGTGCCACAGGTGGGGTCCTTGCGTTTGCTTTAG
- a CDS encoding origin recognition complex subunit 1, putative: protein MTPNKKKHKNYESHKSFQRREDHERHHFRKVHNFHLNDNEILSPTKGGIKLDVNKLSIESFPRTPRKEEQKKKERLLPKYDQIQNNTVDFYIPLNERSETPKKNQTTVTTTIKTNNQKKHSFDSSSSSFFSSPYSTYSCISESSSSVHSPSVVHEPQVTHVIISSDTSPREVERGSKILNKQTGVTHTQSYDRMRRSPRNHSTGKYSTSKSSTSKSSTDKNNYDEDAEGSKQKKRNTEKTKVDHSNDDVRILRSVTKENSLRSKGEQKKDEKRVVSGTRSSVLLKRKSQCLWKDSYVYQNFFKKAKTGVPSQARHSHNGSSTSDEDDDSESTGLGSSRPSTRSSSSPQKKRQTIKDTLTHKQIQRETPTHAQKKNAPLRHAATINKRSSMLPVNEERGGIKKESTEELKEFTIEEVAKLTKDTCIKLVENNSCQYEDGVIYESLFINQVEYTIGDDVLLVCTGGGEFNAGTSGINTTNQSSKNKNKQRNGYQLRKGKISSFYKNQATNQVEAEVCIYIDQHDAPYIKHLCEKQKSRRAKADFEVFLDDETKNFYLLGNINFKILNAKMILKKINVYNEKSLYDEDKTRKQGKDKFLCTQYLKEREERICEIQNSEHWDNLVLGSSDLYYSFSNNKKSSKNKSLKLIIEKMKENEGGGTKNKSHKSKIGPSNTATSSAKKDQSRNKTNGSTPKQSSQKNPKVDIKDFIKQDQENYYVNLLRNITDPTDKAIRMMQLDVVPKYLPCREKEIKEVHAFLESGIKQSGSNQILYISGMPGTGKTATVYSVIQLLQHKTKQKLLPNFNVFEINGMNVVHPNAAYQVLYKQMFNKKPPNALNSFKMLDRLFNQNKKDTRNVSILIIDEIDYLITKTQKVLFTLFDWPTKINSKLVLIAISNTMDLPERLIPRCRSRLAFGRLVFSPYKGDEIEKIIKERLENCKEIIDHTAIQLCARKVANVSGDIRKALQICRKAFENRRGQKIVPRDITEATNQLFDSPLTNAINYLPWPFKMFLTCIIVELRMLNDFIIPYKKVLNRYKVLVETSGKYIGMCSNTELFKIMLDKLVKMGILLIRPYIPLESLAKNKNKEMLLGFNESSKKNASEGTKSSRTQVSAEIDKESGDMGLELNVETQLIITALMKDAECSQKLNFY from the coding sequence atgactccaaataaaaaaaaacacaaaaattaCGAATCTCACAAATCTTTCCAACGTCGGGAAGATCACGAAAGGCACCATTTTCGTAAGGTTCATAATTTTCACCTAAACGATAACGAAATTTTGAGCCCTACGAAAGGAGGCATAAAGTTAGATGTGAACAAACTGAGCATCGAAAGTTTTCCCCGCACACCGAGGAAGgaggaacagaagaaaaaggaaaggctCCTCCCCAAGTATGATCAAATTCAAAATAACACTGTAGACTTTTACATTCCATTAAATGAAAGAAGTGAAACGcctaaaaaaaatcaaaccaCTGTCACCACGACTATAAAAACGAACAATCAGAAGAAACACAGCTTCGACTCGTCCtcttcgtcctttttttcctccccataTTCAACCTATTCGTGCATATCGGAGAGTAGTTCCTCCGTGCACAGTCCAAGTGTCGTCCACGAGCCGCAGGTGACGCACGTCATTATCTCTTCGGATACTTCACCTCGGGAGGTGGAAAGAGGTAGTAAAATCCTCAACAAACAAACGGGagttacacacacacaaagtTATGACCGCATGAGAAGATCGCCCAGAAATCACAGCACAGGTAAATACAGCACAAGTAAGTCCAGCACAAGTAAGTCCAGCACAGACAAAAATAACTACGATGAGGACGCCGAGGgaagcaaacaaaaaaaaaggaacaccgAAAAAACTAAGGTGGATCACTCTAATGATGATGTGCGAATCCTCAGGAGCGTGACGAAGGAGAATTCCCTGAGGAGCAAAGGGGAGCAGAAGAAGGACGAAAAGAGAGTCGTCAGCGGGACGCGCTCCAGTGTTCTCCTTAAGAGAAAGAGCCAGTGCCTATGGAAGGATTCCTACGTCTATCAAAACTTCTTCAAGAAAGCGAAAACGGGAGTGCCCAGTCAGGCTCGCCACAGCCACAACGGAAGCAGCACAAGTGATGAAGATGACGATAGCGAAAGTACCGGCCTGGGAAGCAGCAGACCGAGCACAAGGAGCAGTTCCTCGCCCCAGAAGAAGAGGCAGACGATCAAGGACACGCTCACGCATAAGCAGATACAAAGGGAGACACCGACGCATGCGCAGAAAAAGAACGCGCCACTCAGACACGCCGCAACCATTAACAAACGTAGCAGCATGCTCCCTGTGAACGAGGAAAGAGGCGGAATCAAAAAGGAGAGTACAGAAGAACTTAAAGAATTTACAATCGAAGAAGTGGCAAAACTTACCAAGGACACTTGCATCAAACTCGTTGAAAACAACTCCTGTCAGTACGAAGACGGAGTGATTTATGAAAGTCTATTCATAAACCAAGTGGAGTATACCATTGGGGACGACGTCTTGCTTGTGTGTACAGGTGGCGGGGAATTCAACGCAGGGACAAGCGGCATCAACACCACGAACCAATCGAGCAAGAATAAGAACAAGCAGAGAAATGGGTACCAACTGAGGAAGGGCAAAATATCAAGCTTCTACAAAAATCAAGCAACCAACCAGGTTGAAGCAGAagtgtgcatatacattgACCAACACGACGCCCCATACATAAAGCACCTGTGTGAGAAGCAAAAATCCAGAAGAGCCAAGGCAGATTTTGAAGTATTTCTAGACGATGAGACCAAAAATTTTTACCTACTCGGAAATATAAatttcaaaatattaaacgccaaaatgattttaaaaaaaatcaatgtGTATAATGAGAAGAGTCTGTACGATGAGGACAAAACGCGTAAACAGGGAAAAGACAAATTCCTTTGCACACaatatttaaaagaaagagaagaaagaatttgTGAAATCCAGAACAGTGAACACTGGGATAATTTGGTCCTAGGTTCCAGCGACCTATACTACTCCTTCTCCAATAATAAAAAGAGTAGCAAAAATAAGTCGCTCAAATTGATTATAGAAAAGATGAAGGAGAACGAAGGAGGCGGGACCAAAAACAAAAGTCATAAATCTAAAATCGGTCCTAGTAATACTGCTACTAGTAGCGCAAAGAAAGACCAAAGTagaaacaaaacaaatggTAGTACACCCAAGCAGAGTTCGCAAAAGAACCCAAAAGTAGATATAAAAGATTTCATAAAACAGGATCAAGAAAATTATTACGTCAATTTATTACGCAATATAACAGACCCCACAGATAAAGCCATCCGAATGATGCAGTTAGATGTAGTCCCAAAATATCTCCCCTGtagagagaaggaaataaaagaagtccATGCATTTCTAGAATCAGGTATTAAACAATCAGGAAGTAATCAAATATTATACATCAGTGGAATGCCAGGAACGGGGAAAACAGCTACCGTATACAGTGTCATTCAACTCCTTCAACACAAGACGAAGCAAAAATTGTTACCGAATTTTAATGTGTTCGAAATAAACGGAATGAATGTAGTCCATCCAAATGCAGCTTATCAAGTTCTGTACAAGCAAATGTTCAATAAGAAACCACCAAATGCATTAAACTCATTTAAAATGCTTGATAGACTGTTTaaccaaaataaaaaagacacCCGAAATGTATCGATACTTATAATAGACGAGATTGATTACCTCATTACGAAAACACAAAAGGTTTTGTTTACTCTCTTCGATTGGCCAACTAAGATAAACAGTAAATTGGTTCTAATAGCCATTTCAAATACCATGGATTTACCTGAACGCTTAATACCTAGATGTAGGTCGCGTCTAGCATTTGGCAGATTAGTGTTCAGTCCATATAAAGGagacgaaatagaaaaaattataaaagaaCGTTTagaaaattgtaaagaaaTTATTGATCATACAGCTATACAACTATGTGCCAGGAAAGTGGCCAATGTATCTGGTGATATCCGAAAGGCTTTACAAATATGTAGGAAGGCCTTCGAAAATAGAAGGGGGCAAAAAATTGTACCTAGAGATATTACCGAAGCGACTAATCAGCTATTTGATTCTCCACTCACAAATGCTATAAATTATTTGCCATGGCCATTTAAAATGTTCTTGACCTGTATCATCGTGGAGTTAAGAATGCTCAACGATTTTATCATTCCATATAAAAAGGTTCTAAATAGATATAAAGTTCTTGTTGAAACAAGTGGCAAGTATATAGGGATGTGCAGCAACACTGAGTTATTCAAAATTATGTTAGACAAGTTGGTGAAGATGGGAATTCTACTCATTCGTCCTTATATACCACTTGAAAGTTtggcgaaaaataaaaacaaagaaatgcTCCTTGGCTTTAACGAATCTTCTAAAAAAAACGCCTCAGAGGGGACCAAATCCTCCAGGACGCAAGTCAGTGCGGAAATCGATAAGGAGTCTGGAGACATGGGTTTGGAACTAAATGTCGAAACGCAGCTCATCATCACGGCGCTAATGAAGGATGCCGAGTGTTCACAGAAGCTCAACTTCTACTAG
- a CDS encoding nucleosome assembly protein, putative codes for MATTENNQPIPPEEEKEISSLLESIKIDDEKMTDLTEEQKETLKKLKLYQKEYYDYESKFEYELFLLRQKYHDLYGPIYDKRREALVGNGEAKIGTPNLPEFWLRALRNNNTVSHVIEDHDEEILVYLNDIRCDYIKKNKEKKEGFILSFHFAPNPFFSNSVLTKTYHMKCVDCDNEPVLLHTEATVIDWYDNKNILKKNVVKKQHNKNSREVKTVQQTVNRDSFFHFFTSHKVPNSNVIKQLSKHEVAQLEMIIEGDYEVALTIKERIIPYAVDYFLGIIIESESNSIVSDVDSSYSSSENNSNYNSYESNNSAYNDENSNVDTNEFDDNEEDEEDGAKSNEEALTS; via the exons ATGGCAACCACAGAGAATAACCAG CCAATCCCCcccgaagaggaaaaggaaatatcgTCCCTCCTTGAAAGCATAAAAATAG ATGATGAAAAGATGACCGATCTGAcggaagaacaaaaggaaacGCTCAAAAAACTGAAACTATACCAGAAGGAGTATTATGATTACGAGTCCAAGTTTGAGTACGagttatttttgttaaggcAGAAGTACCATGATTTGTATGGGCCAATTTATGATAAGAGAAGAGAAGCATTGGTAGGAAATGGGGAAGCAAAAATTGGTACCCCAAATTTGCCTGAATTTTGGTTAAGAGCATTAAGAAACAACAACACAGTGAGTCATGTTATAGAAGATCacgatgaagaaattttagTGTACCTAAATGACATTCGATGtgattatataaaaaaaaataaggagaaaaaagaaggatttattttgtcctttcaCTTTGCACCGAATCCTTTCTTTAGCAACTCCGTTTTGACCAAAACGTATCATATGAAATGTGTAGACTGTGACAATGAGCCAGTGTTGTTACACACCGAGGCGACTGTTATCGATTGGTATgacaataaaaatattttgaagaaaaatgtcGTTAAAAAGCAACATAACAAAAATTCAAGAGAAGTGAAAACGGTACAGCAAACAGTTAACAGGGATagcttttttcatttttttacaagCCACAAGGTTCCAAATTCAAATGTTATAAAGCAGTTAAGTAAACACGAAGTAGCTCAATTGGAGATGATTATAGAGGGAGACTACGAAGTGGCCTTAAccataaaggaaagaattatTCCCTACGCTGTTGATTATTTCTTGGGCATCATAATCGAAAGCGAAAGCAACAGTATTGTGAGTGATGTAGACAGTAGCTACAGTAGCAGTGAAAACAATAGCAATTATAATAGCTACGAAAGTAACAACAGTGCATACAATGATGAAAATAGCAATGTCGATACGAATGAGTTTGATGACaatgaggaagatgaagaggatggCGCTAAGAGCAATGAGGAGGCTCTGACTTCCTGA
- a CDS encoding cytochrome c1 heme lyase, putative: MDQPKNVPFTDGKEKSSIPSNSGSWYYPSRNQFYRTTKKKGYNYSKEELDVALQIHNAVNEETWKRIMKKEQKYFDLCKEQKLIRFIGLPNKLSLKAFMLNLMGYNKPFDRHDWYIDRCGNTIKYIIDYYDGKSDERAPVSIFIDARPQLSVNNMVDYFKMVYIKMCRYFF, translated from the exons ATGGACCAACCAAAAAACGTGCCCTTCACcgatgggaaggaaaaatcttCCATCCCCTCCAACAGCGGCAGTTGGTATTACCCATCCAGGAATCAGTTCTATCGCACAactaagaaaaaag GGTACAATTACAGCAAGGAGGAATTAGACGTGGCTCTTCAAATCCACAACGCAGTTAATGAAGAAACATGGAAAAgaataatgaagaaggaacaaaaatatttcgaCCTTTGCAAGGAGCAGAAGCTAATCAGATTTATTGGCCTCCCAAACAAACTCTCCCTCAAGGCCTTCATGCTTAACCTTATGGGATACAACAAACCCTTTGATCGGCATGACTGGTACATTGACAGATGCGGAAATACCATCAA ATACATCATAGACTACTACGACGGGAAGAGTGACGAGAGAGCCCCTGTTTCTATCTTCATCGACGCCAGGCCCCAGCTCAGCGTAAACAACATGGTcgattattttaaaatggtgtACATCAAAATGTGCAGATATTTCTTCTAG
- a CDS encoding signal recognition particle subunit SRP14, putative has product MVLLSNAAFIEELNKLCGEVDEKKKTSIWITMKKVKRSTVKNAITKKENADKKNKRTNKDDNKSNKKYVCLVRATDGKKKKFSTHVYDNVINFSQQLNTIMRS; this is encoded by the exons ATGGTCCTGCTAAGCAACGCTGCGTTCATTGAAGAGTTGAACAAATTATGTGGAGAGGTAgacgagaagaaaaaaacgtccATTTGGATTACCATGAAAAAAG TCAAAAGAAGCACCGTGAAGAACGCCATCAccaagaaggaaaacgcagacaagaaaaataaaaggaccAACAAAGATGATAACAAGagcaacaaaaaatatgtctGCTTGGTCAGGGCCactgatggaaaaaagaaaaaattttcaacgcATGTATACGATAATGTGATTAACTTTTCCCAACAGTTGAACACCATCATGCGCAGTTAG